The window AAGGAATACGAAAGCGAACCCGCCAGACATAAAAGCGACTGCGCTGATATCGGGTTCTTTCGGGTGCTGCAGCCAACTTTGAAGTGGGTTGAAACTCTCCCAGCCGAATCGTCCGACAACGCCTTGGCATTGTGCGAGTACGCCGTAATGATATGCCACTTGTAAATAGGTCCAGAATGTTGCGAGTGCACCGACAGCGATAGCAAGAGCCATGCCTAAGAGCAAGGTTTTACCGGGCATACCTGAGCGTTCGCCGATCCGTAGAGATTCCATCTGGTTCGGCATCGGGTGTGAGCGGTTGCAGCGGTTAAAAGCGTAGAGGAAGGTCATCACGGTGAGGTTGGCACCCCCCAATTGCCGGGTCCCGAACATGCTCACCATCATCTGCCGTGGATTGATACCGATGACCTCGTGGTACGGGGGGCCAAGTTCGGCGCGCACGCGTCCTATCGCAATCGCAAAGGCGATAAACAGTGCATAAAACACACCAATTGCCCATAACGACATGCCTGCCGCGTAGCAGAATCCGAAGACAAGCCCGATGCTCACTACTGTGAGAACAGCCACTGTCCGGTAGGAGAAGGGTTCTCTGCTATCGTCTCCGCGTTCGCGCCCGATGATATGTCGGAAGAAGCGTACGAAATGCCGTCGGCTCATCCAGAGTGTCAACACAGCGATACCGACCCAAGCCCCCGAAGCCCGGTCGTTGAGATGCAGGACGCTGATATTCGTGACACCGACTGCGCTCGCAATGACGCGTTCTGCGCGCGTGAGCCAAAAGAAGAACCATGTTGAGAAGGCAAGGTCAAGCGGCATAAAGTAGGTGAGCCCAACAACCGCAAGGTTAAAGGACATAGAGGCGTAGCCGATTGCGTTCCAAGGGCGTTCTGTAAAGTGCTGATCGAGCCGGTAATTCGGTGGTAGGGCGGGGATAACAGGGAAAATGTCGTGCAGTCCAGCCATCACGCGAAGCAGGGCGGCGATTCCAAATCCGAACCACAGGGCGCGGGATCGGAAAAAACTGCGATTGGTTGTCATTTGTAGTGGCAGTTGTGTTAGCGGGAAACTTAGTTTTTCACGTTCCATCCACTGCTTGCGGAGGAGCAGCCCTAAACAGAGGAGTGAACCGTAGAGTAGAAAAATAAAGCCTGACCAGAGGAGTGCCGGTCTTATCCAGATGCGGAGATGTTCTGCCCAATAGATGCTGGATTCGCCTTCATAATACCCCGATAGAAACTCGAATTCGTGGACTGTGAGCCATGCTGGAATGTGATGGAGGAAGAGTTGTGCCCATTCGTTTTCAGGGCTTGCGAACCAGAAAGGATGTGCGAGTGTTCCCATCAGAATCGCCATCATTGCATGCCCTGAGATCGTGGACACCATTGTCACCATTATATAGATGAGTAGCAATTCTGCAGGTGTGAATGCAATACGGGGTGAAAGTTTACGGAGCAGGACGTTGAATGCTATTAGCACAAGTAGTGTGAAAACAGCATTGGAAAACGGGGATACCAGTGTGTAGACTGCATACCAGAGTTCGCTGGCGATGCCCACCCAGTAAGCGTTAACGACGACTAAGATTAATCCGACGATGAGTGCTTTTTTCGTGATGACATCGGGCGGGTTCGCGGTTCTGGAATTCATGTTTTGTATTCAAATACTCGCTGATGCGAATGAAAGTGAATGCGATGGTTCAGCGAAGCCATCCTCTATTAAGCAAATTTACGCAAAATCGGGGAATTAAACCTCTTCCGAGGCGGTAGGTGCGGTTAGGAAACCGCGCCTACCAGGGAATTGCGTAAATCCTGATGAAGTATGCTATGGACACGGGTAGCTTTGATAAAATTAGCTATTCCTCAGTGGTCGTTTCAGGTTCTACGGGTGTATTGGCATGTGTAGTTGAAGGCGATTCTGTCTCTTCTGGTGGGTTGAGATACTTTTCAACTTCATTGTTATTAATGATACGGATCGCCTCTTGCAATTGCTGGTCGTGTGCCAAATCGACGACCTGTTCAATACCGACATGGAAGTTAAAGAGTTGCTCAGCGCGCTGGCTCAACCATTTTAGATTCACGTGAATCCCTTCTTCTTGAAGCATTTGCTGGAGTTTCGGGAGTTCAGTTTCCAGGAGTGAAAAATCTTTGGGGATTTCACCGGGATCTGTGTAGTTATCATCAATCCATTTTGTGACAAAATCCCTGAAAGTATTACTTGCATCAATTTTTCGTAGCATGATCCCTTCAATCTCATCGGGAACTTCATCGGTAATAGAGACTTGTGGGCTGATACCTACTCTGTTAATTGAGGTGCCGTTTGGTGTATAATAGGCGGAGATCGTGAGCGACATAGAAGCCTCGTCTAACAGTTCGTAGCGTTTTTGGACGACTCCTTTGCCGTAAGTTTTTTGCCCAACGAGGATACCGCGGCGCGTATCTTTAATTGCGCCTGCTACGATTTCGGAAGCGCTTGCACTATATTCATTGACGAGTACAATGAGCGGGATATCTGGTGGGCAGAGGAGATTAGATGTTGCTTGATACGCCTCATTAAATTCACCTTTTCTCCCTTTCGTCGAGACGATAACGCCTTCATCAATAAAGGCATCAGCGATGTGATAGGCAGCGTTCAGCAAGCCACCCTGATTGTCCCGCAAGTCCAAGATAAGTGCTTTCATACCAGCGGTTTTATGTGCTTCGAGGGCGTTATTAAACTCTTCTTCCGTGCCTTCTGTCCGTCTGCTACCTATAAAACCTGTGATTCGGATATAACCGATGTCTCCGGCAAGCATGGTTGACTTGACGCTGTTGATCGGGATTTTGCCGCGTGTTAGTGTTACTTCAAAAGGGTCAATGAATTTACGTTGGATGGTAATTGTCACATCGGTACCGAGCCTGCCTCTAAGTAGATCGATCACATCGTCGAG is drawn from Candidatus Poribacteria bacterium and contains these coding sequences:
- a CDS encoding S41 family peptidase translates to MRRYTLSFIVLILAIGIPFLLINPNEKNAMSGDERVTKAMLIETLDQVIQIAEANNYKPIEDTNLMYRGAIKGALASLGDLYTYYVPKREHQRAIEDLYNAEFGGLGVQIYPDHRGFIKISKPIPNTPAARSNLQAGDYITKVNGQRIHISEKTGMTLDDVIDLLRGRLGTDVTITIQRKFIDPFEVTLTRGKIPINSVKSTMLAGDIGYIRITGFIGSRRTEGTEEEFNNALEAHKTAGMKALILDLRDNQGGLLNAAYHIADAFIDEGVIVSTKGRKGEFNEAYQATSNLLCPPDIPLIVLVNEYSASASEIVAGAIKDTRRGILVGQKTYGKGVVQKRYELLDEASMSLTISAYYTPNGTSINRVGISPQVSITDEVPDEIEGIMLRKIDASNTFRDFVTKWIDDNYTDPGEIPKDFSLLETELPKLQQMLQEEGIHVNLKWLSQRAEQLFNFHVGIEQVVDLAHDQQLQEAIRIINNNEVEKYLNPPEETESPSTTHANTPVEPETTTEE